The sequence AAAATCAACAAACTGGCTAACGCGAAAATGATTATTTTTTTCATAGAAACAGATAATTAGTGAATGAGTCTATTAGTTATTTTTTCGCAATTGGTTGAGCAAGGCGGCCATGTCTTTCGGATACGGAGCTTCTATTGTTACACGGCTTTCCTCGTCGTTGGGGCGCAGCATAAAGCTCAACGCACGCGCGTGCAAGGCTACGCGGCTGATAAGCGGCAACTCTTCCGTGTCGTTTTTGAGGTTGAATTTGGATTTGATTTGAGAAAGAAAAATCGGTTTGCCGCCATAGGTTTCGTCCATCACAATCGGCGAGTTGAGGCAAGCCAAGTGAATACGAATTTGGTGCATGCGCCCCGTAATCGGCAAACATTCCACCAACGTATGTGCTTTAAAAACCTCAATCGTATTAAAAATAGTTTCCGCTTCTTTGCCCGTGAGCTTGTCGATTTTCACCGTGCCATTTTTTTGGGGCAAAATCGGCAAATACACATTTATTCCCACAAAATCTTGCAAACCACCCACTACGGCATGATACACTTTGGTTACTTGGCGGTGCTCAAACTGCATGGCCAAATTGCGATAAGCATCAGGATTTTTGGCAAAAGCAATCGCGCCAGAAGTTCCTTTGTCCAAGCGGTGCGCTACTTGCGCATCGGGCAAAACCTGACGAACCACACGCAACAAACCTAACGGTGCGCCTTCTGTGCGTTCGTCGAGCGTAGAAATATGCGGCGGTTTGTTCAAAACCAAATAATCATCGTTTTCAAAAAGGGTGAGTTCGGCAATATTTATTTTATTCTTCAATTCAATAAATTTTTGATAGTCAATAAATTACGGTTTGGCGCACGGCCAAACGCTTTGAGGCTGCAAAGGTACGTTTTTTTGTTTAGATAAATAACAAGGCTCTGCCATGGCTTATCATTCACCCATCAAAAAAAAGCCCTCCACAAACCGCAAAGCTCGCAGAGGGCAACAGATATATTTAGTTTTGAGTAAATTGAAATGCTATTAGGATTTGA is a genomic window of Flexibacter flexilis DSM 6793 containing:
- a CDS encoding RluA family pseudouridine synthase, whose product is MKNKINIAELTLFENDDYLVLNKPPHISTLDERTEGAPLGLLRVVRQVLPDAQVAHRLDKGTSGAIAFAKNPDAYRNLAMQFEHRQVTKVYHAVVGGLQDFVGINVYLPILPQKNGTVKIDKLTGKEAETIFNTIEVFKAHTLVECLPITGRMHQIRIHLACLNSPIVMDETYGGKPIFLSQIKSKFNLKNDTEELPLISRVALHARALSFMLRPNDEESRVTIEAPYPKDMAALLNQLRKNN